One segment of Gemmatimonadales bacterium DNA contains the following:
- a CDS encoding DUF971 domain-containing protein, with the protein MSTPAPLPIPYAINRSDDGLRIEWDQAGHVGFYPARWLRLACPCAACVEEMTGVPLLDPARVPLDVRPLSVALVGAYGLKVQWSDGHATGIYTFERLRRVCPCPRCQGARGAASSG; encoded by the coding sequence ATGAGCACGCCGGCGCCTTTACCCATCCCGTACGCCATCAACCGCAGCGACGACGGCCTTCGCATCGAGTGGGACCAGGCCGGCCACGTGGGGTTCTACCCCGCGAGATGGTTGCGTCTGGCGTGTCCCTGCGCCGCCTGTGTCGAGGAGATGACCGGGGTGCCCTTGCTCGATCCGGCGCGGGTACCGCTCGACGTTCGGCCGCTGAGCGTGGCGCTGGTGGGCGCCTACGGGCTGAAGGTGCAGTGGAGCGACGGCCACGCCACGGGGATCTACACCTTCGAGCGCCTCCGGCGGGTCTGTCCCTGTCCCCGCTGCCAGGGCGCGAGGGGAGCAGCCTCCTCCGGGTGA